The Parafrankia discariae sequence CTGGCCGCGGATGAGGTCGGCCTGGCCGGCGACGAGAGCGGTCCGGCCGGCGGTGACGGTGGCCCGGGTGTCGACGAGCGGGGCCGGGCCGCGGAGCTGGCCCGCGAGCTGGAGGAGCACGCGTACCGCTACTACGTGCTCGACAAGCCGACCGTCGCCGACGCGGAGTACGACGCGCTCATGCGCGAGCTGGAGGCGATCGAGCAGCGGTACCCCGAGCTGCGCACCCCGGACTCGCCGACCCAGAAGGTCGCCGGCACCTACTCGACGCTGTTCACCCCGGTCGAGCACCTGGAACGGCTGCTGTCACTCGACAACGTCTTCAGCGACGAGGAGTTCCACGCCTGGTCGGCGCGCGCCACCCGGGAACAGCCCGTCACCGCGTGGCTGTGCGAGCTGAAGATCGACGGGCTGGCGGTCGACCTCGTCTACGAGGGTGGCCGCCTCGTCCGCGCGGCGACCCGCGGCGACGGCCGCACGGGGGAGGACATCACGCCCAACGTGCGGACGCTGGCGAGCGTGCCGTCCCAGCTGCGCGGCCCGGCCGTGCCGGAGCTGCTCGAGGTGCGCGGGGAGGTGTTCTTCCCGACCGAGCGGTTCACCGAGCTCAACGCCACGCTGGTCGAGGCGGGCAAGGCGCCGTTCGCCAACCCGCGTAACGCCGCCGCCGGGTCGCTGCGCCAGAAGGATCCCCGGGTCACCGCCGGCCGCCCGCTCGACCTGATCGTGCACGGCCTCGGCGCCCACCGGGGCTTCGAGGTGTCGTCCCAGTCGGGCGCGTACGCGCGACTCGCCGAGCTGGGCCTTCCGGTCTCCGGCCGTTACGAGGTGCTCACCTCGGTGGAGGATGTGCTGGCCTTCGTCCGGCGCTGGGGCGAGCACCGTCACGACGTCGAGCACGAGATCGACGGCGTCGTCGTGAAGGTCGACGACTTCGGCCAGCAGCGCCGCCTCGGCGCGACCTCGAAGGCGCCCCGCTGGGCGGTCGCGTTCAAGTACCCGCCGGAGGAGGTCACCACCCGGCTGCGCGACATCCAGGTGAACGTGGGCCGCACCGGCCGGGTCACCCCGTTCGGGGTGCTCGAGCCGGTGAAGGTCGCCGGGTCGACGGTGGCGATGGCCACCCTGCACAACATCGACGAGGTGGGCCGCAAGGGCGTCCTGATCGGCGACACCGTGGTGCTGCGCAAGGCCGGCGACGTCATCCCCGAGATCGTCGGCCCGGTCGTCGACCTGCGGGACGGCTCCGAGCGGGCGTTCGTGATGCCCACGCACTGCCCGGAGTGCGCGACCGAGCTGGTCCGCCCCGAGGGCGAGGTCGACATCCGCTGCCCGAACACCGTCTCGTGCCCGGCGCAGCTGCGGGAGTCGGTGTTCCACCTGGCGTCGCGTAACGCGCTCGACATCGACGGGCTCGGCTACGAGACGGCGACGGTCCTGCTCGCCGAGGGCCGGATCCACGACATCGGTGACGTCTTCCACCTGGCCCCGGAGTCCTTCGAGGGCCTGCGCGGCTTCGCCGACAAGAAGATCGAGCAGATCCTGCGCGGCCTGGCGGCGGCTCGCGACCGCCCGCTGTGGCGGCTGCTGGTGGGGCTGTCGATCCGCCATGTCGGGCCGACGGCCGCCCGTGGGCTGGCCCGGGAGCTGCGTTCCCTCGACGCGATCGCGGCGGCGCCCGCCGAGCGGCTCGCCGCCGTCGACGGTGTCGGGCCGAAGATCGCCGACGCGGTGGTCGACTGGTTCGCCGATCCGCGGCACCGCGACATCGTCGCCCGGATCGCCTCGGGCGGGGTCCGGCTGGCCGACGAGGGCG is a genomic window containing:
- the ligA gene encoding NAD-dependent DNA ligase LigA, whose protein sequence is MSADEVGLAADEVGLAGDESGPAGGDGGPGVDERGRAAELARELEEHAYRYYVLDKPTVADAEYDALMRELEAIEQRYPELRTPDSPTQKVAGTYSTLFTPVEHLERLLSLDNVFSDEEFHAWSARATREQPVTAWLCELKIDGLAVDLVYEGGRLVRAATRGDGRTGEDITPNVRTLASVPSQLRGPAVPELLEVRGEVFFPTERFTELNATLVEAGKAPFANPRNAAAGSLRQKDPRVTAGRPLDLIVHGLGAHRGFEVSSQSGAYARLAELGLPVSGRYEVLTSVEDVLAFVRRWGEHRHDVEHEIDGVVVKVDDFGQQRRLGATSKAPRWAVAFKYPPEEVTTRLRDIQVNVGRTGRVTPFGVLEPVKVAGSTVAMATLHNIDEVGRKGVLIGDTVVLRKAGDVIPEIVGPVVDLRDGSERAFVMPTHCPECATELVRPEGEVDIRCPNTVSCPAQLRESVFHLASRNALDIDGLGYETATVLLAEGRIHDIGDVFHLAPESFEGLRGFADKKIEQILRGLAAARDRPLWRLLVGLSIRHVGPTAARGLARELRSLDAIAAAPAERLAAVDGVGPKIADAVVDWFADPRHRDIVARIASGGVRLADEGAGEGPGPLDGVVLVITGTLGDWSRDTATEAVQSRGGKVTGSVSKKTTFVVAGADPGASKYDKARTLKIPLLDEAGFAVLLRDGVEAARVLAVLEDADG